CTTTGTCTACATATTTTGATCGAATACCATGAAAAACTTTTTCCAAATTTCAGATTCAATCCACCCGGAACCCGGATGCAAACTGATGGGGTCGCTGGAGGGTCTGGACAGGGGCCGATCCGCAACCATCGATGGCATCGATGCGCATTGCACGGGCCTTGCGCGCCGTCGCCTGCTGGACCTTGGGTTTGTGCCAGGCACCCGCGTAACCAAGTTAGGAGAAGGCCTCTTCAACGGACCGAGCCGCTTCCAGATCCGCGGCAACGTCATTGCCCTGCGCCGTGAGCAGGCCGCGCACATCCTGGCCCAACACGATTGATCATGCACGCCCGCAATGCGAAAGCATGTGAGTCGTGTCTGGTGGGGAGAGAGTCGGTGCTGCGGCACCTGAACCTGAAACTGGAACGATGGGACTATGTGGTCGCCCTCGCTGGAAACCCCAACACGGGCAAGAGTACGGTCTTCAATGCGTTGACCGGACTCAAGCAACACACGGGCAACTGGCCGGGCAAGACCATCACCCGCGCAGAGGGTGGATTTGAATTCGACTCGAAAAAATTCAAACTGGTGGACTTGCCGGGAACCTATTCTCTGCACACCCAATCCCCCGATGAAAGTGTCGCTCGGGATTTCATCCTGAACGGACAACCCGATGT
Above is a genomic segment from Puniceicoccaceae bacterium containing:
- a CDS encoding FeoA family protein, which gives rise to MKNFFQISDSIHPEPGCKLMGSLEGLDRGRSATIDGIDAHCTGLARRRLLDLGFVPGTRVTKLGEGLFNGPSRFQIRGNVIALRREQAAHILAQHD